Proteins found in one Bacteroidales bacterium genomic segment:
- a CDS encoding 7TM-DISM domain-containing protein, with amino-acid sequence MNIHRKTYILIILIILLQIFCSKNISAKKAPKASKGVIDLSNWDFEKQGNIDLNGKWEFYWNQLLSYDDFYDNKPDKLTGFISVPGLWNGYVVNYKKLNGIGHATYKLKVKLKNKNQVYALKVLNAATSINIYINKKLISSSGHPGINKKNTISGYYPKVSTFEVDTNIIDIIVHVSNYQHKKGGIWEEIKLGTETQIRSRRTKNLAFEFFLIGSILIMGLYHLVLFIIRKNDKSSLYFSLFCFILPIRISVTGEQFIHYIINIDWQFMVKIEYISLYLALPFFMMFVRSLYPNEFPKIVVRITQVVCLLYSIIVLFTPVRVYSHYMLSYQIITIAGGIYTIWILINADINKREGALLFLFAWFFLFLTVLNDILFQNDIIHTGNFAFIGLLIFIFSQAVVLSSRFSKAFYRIEKLFLSSKNLQEIVIEKTNETNKQKEDINLKNIELEKLNDNLEKTEEKFKVLYELSKEAHLILDRNRILDCNTAALKLFQCDDKDKLLTIHPGNLSPENQLDNSISTVRIEELIDYAYKNGKHNFQWVLQKFDKTVITVEVTLNLINLPDKEALLVTFYTQ; translated from the coding sequence GTGAATATTCATAGAAAAACATATATTCTAATAATATTAATTATTTTATTACAAATTTTTTGTAGTAAAAATATTAGTGCTAAAAAAGCTCCAAAGGCATCAAAAGGTGTTATTGATTTGAGTAACTGGGATTTTGAAAAGCAGGGCAATATTGACCTGAATGGTAAATGGGAATTCTACTGGAATCAATTATTATCATACGATGATTTTTATGATAATAAACCTGATAAATTAACAGGTTTTATATCTGTACCCGGATTATGGAACGGTTATGTTGTTAATTATAAAAAACTAAACGGAATTGGACATGCAACCTATAAATTAAAAGTAAAACTAAAAAACAAAAATCAGGTTTATGCATTAAAAGTACTAAATGCTGCTACTTCGATAAACATATATATTAATAAAAAATTAATATCTTCATCAGGGCATCCGGGAATAAATAAAAAAAATACAATTTCAGGGTATTATCCCAAGGTTTCAACATTTGAAGTTGATACCAATATTATTGATATAATAGTACATGTATCGAATTACCAGCATAAAAAAGGTGGAATATGGGAAGAAATAAAATTAGGAACTGAAACTCAAATAAGGTCAAGACGTACAAAAAACCTTGCTTTTGAATTTTTCCTTATTGGAAGTATTTTAATTATGGGATTATACCATTTAGTCTTGTTTATTATAAGAAAAAATGATAAGTCATCTCTGTATTTCAGCCTGTTTTGTTTTATTTTACCAATAAGAATTAGTGTTACCGGAGAACAATTTATTCATTATATAATTAATATTGATTGGCAATTTATGGTAAAAATTGAATATATCTCATTATATCTTGCCCTTCCTTTTTTTATGATGTTTGTCAGATCGCTTTACCCAAATGAATTCCCTAAAATTGTAGTACGAATAACACAGGTTGTATGTTTGTTATATTCAATAATAGTACTATTTACTCCTGTAAGAGTTTATTCACATTATATGTTATCATATCAGATTATTACAATTGCAGGAGGAATTTATACTATTTGGATATTAATTAATGCCGACATTAATAAAAGAGAAGGAGCATTATTGTTTTTATTTGCATGGTTCTTTTTGTTTTTGACTGTTTTAAATGATATTTTATTTCAAAATGATATTATACATACTGGAAATTTTGCTTTTATAGGATTATTAATTTTTATTTTTTCACAGGCTGTTGTTCTTTCTTCAAGATTTTCAAAAGCATTTTATAGAATAGAAAAGTTATTTTTATCAAGCAAAAATTTACAAGAAATTGTTATAGAAAAAACTAATGAAACTAATAAACAAAAAGAAGATATTAACCTTAAAAATATAGAACTCGAAAAGTTAAATGATAATCTTGAGAAAACAGAAGAAAAATTTAAAGTTCTTTATGAATTATCAAAGGAAGCACATTTAATACTTGACAGAAACAGGATACTTGATTGCAATACAGCAGCATTAAAACTATTTCAATGCGACGATAAAGATAAATTGCTAACTATCCATCCAGGAAATTTATCACCTGAAAATCAATTAGACAATAGTATATCAACTGTAAGAATTGAAGAATTAATTGATTATGCCTATAAAAATGGTAAACATAATTTTCAATGGGTACTGCAAAAATTTGATAAAACAGTAATTACTGTAGAAGTTACACTAAACCTGATAAATTTACCTGACAAAGAAGCTCTTTTGGTTACTTTTTATACTCAATAA
- a CDS encoding four helix bundle protein has protein sequence MEKKYLQLNDIDAYKTAFNLSNYVWEIFVNWDWFAKKHVGGQFVGAVDSISANIAEGFGHYHKKDKIKFYHYSSSSMKESLDWNEKSKIRNLLSNKEYTHIFTELDNMPKELNQLIKYTNLPLPIGRQVTAGRQA, from the coding sequence ATGGAAAAAAAGTATTTACAACTCAATGATATAGATGCCTATAAAACAGCTTTTAATTTAAGCAATTATGTTTGGGAAATTTTTGTTAATTGGGATTGGTTTGCTAAAAAACACGTTGGTGGACAATTTGTTGGGGCAGTTGATTCAATCTCTGCAAATATTGCAGAGGGTTTTGGACATTATCATAAGAAAGATAAAATTAAATTTTATCACTACAGCAGTAGTTCTATGAAAGAATCTCTTGACTGGAATGAAAAATCAAAAATTAGAAACCTGTTGTCCAATAAAGAATATACTCATATTTTCACAGAATTAGATAATATGCCAAAAGAACTAAACCAACTTATCAAATATACAAACCTGCCTCTACCTATCGGCAGACAGGTGACGGCAGGCAGGCAGGCCTGA
- a CDS encoding response regulator transcription factor encodes MKTIIIEDEELARELLKSYLKDYSAIEVINECSDGFAGIKAINELKPDLIFLDIQMPKINGFEMLELIDNKPIIIFTTAYDQFAIKAFEMNTVDYLLKPFSKKRFKAAIDKAFNKYNNLSKETKSLDKLIKHVENSKDALQRIIVKTGTKINVIPVKKIKYFEAQDDYVMIYTEEGKYLKQKTMKYFEEHLPSSQFIRIHRSYIVNIDQIAGLELYEKESYIVKLKDNSKLKVSKNGYKALKSTLNF; translated from the coding sequence ATGAAAACAATAATAATTGAAGATGAGGAACTTGCAAGAGAACTTTTAAAATCCTACCTTAAAGATTATTCAGCAATAGAAGTAATTAACGAATGTTCAGATGGATTTGCCGGTATAAAAGCTATTAATGAACTTAAACCCGACTTGATATTTTTAGATATTCAGATGCCAAAAATAAACGGATTTGAAATGCTTGAACTTATTGATAATAAGCCTATTATTATTTTTACTACTGCTTATGACCAATTTGCTATAAAAGCATTTGAAATGAATACTGTTGATTATTTATTAAAACCGTTCTCAAAAAAAAGATTTAAGGCAGCAATTGACAAAGCCTTTAATAAATATAATAACCTAAGTAAAGAAACAAAAAGTCTTGATAAACTTATAAAACATGTTGAAAATAGTAAAGATGCTCTACAAAGAATTATCGTAAAAACAGGGACAAAAATTAATGTTATACCAGTAAAAAAAATAAAATATTTTGAAGCTCAGGATGATTATGTTATGATTTATACTGAAGAAGGAAAGTACCTGAAACAAAAAACCATGAAATATTTTGAAGAACATTTACCTTCATCACAATTTATCAGGATACACAGGTCGTATATAGTAAATATTGATCAAATTGCCGGACTTGAATTATATGAAAAAGAATCATATATTGTTAAACTAAAAGACAATAGTAAATTAAAAGTAAGCAAGAATGGCTATAAAGCCTTGAAAAGTACCCTTAATTTTTAA
- a CDS encoding histidine kinase, whose product MLNPIFQNKIKIYSYILIWVMIAIAHFSILFLFYDINFNSAISDSVIFNTLYGIFGISLWYIVRYNDIDNLNLLNLLINHLTISLIITALWLSAGYLILDNFITHQGNYELFLNRSLPWRFIIGIFFYISFIFIYYLVIYYSNFQEKLINEEKLKTLVKETELNVLRSQINPHFLFNSLNSISSLTISNPEKAQEMIIKLSSFLRYSLSTNEKQKTYLKDELQNCLLYLDIEKIRFGDKLKYEKIIDKNSEEKLLPNLILQPLLENAIKHGVYESTEKIIITLKSYINKEYLIVKITNNYDSDILSDKGERIGLKNIRSRLRIIYNRDDLLKINDKNNLFEVTLYFPQ is encoded by the coding sequence ATGCTTAATCCAATTTTTCAAAATAAAATAAAGATATACTCATATATTTTAATATGGGTTATGATTGCAATAGCCCATTTTTCAATTCTTTTTTTATTTTATGATATTAATTTTAATTCAGCAATTTCTGATAGTGTAATATTTAATACACTTTATGGGATATTTGGTATAAGCCTTTGGTATATCGTAAGATATAATGATATTGACAATTTGAATTTATTAAACCTGTTAATAAATCATTTAACTATTAGTTTAATAATTACTGCTTTATGGTTGTCGGCAGGATATTTAATTTTAGATAATTTTATTACTCATCAGGGCAATTATGAATTGTTTCTGAACAGGTCATTACCATGGAGATTTATTATCGGGATATTTTTTTACATTTCCTTTATATTTATTTATTATCTCGTAATTTATTATTCAAATTTTCAGGAAAAACTAATCAATGAAGAAAAATTGAAAACCCTTGTTAAAGAAACTGAACTAAATGTTCTTAGATCACAAATAAATCCTCACTTTTTATTTAACAGTTTAAATTCAATAAGTTCATTAACTATTTCAAATCCTGAAAAAGCACAGGAAATGATTATTAAGCTATCTTCATTTTTAAGATATTCTTTATCAACAAATGAAAAACAAAAAACATATTTAAAAGATGAATTACAAAATTGTTTGTTATATCTTGATATTGAAAAAATAAGGTTTGGTGATAAATTAAAATATGAAAAGATCATTGACAAAAATTCTGAAGAAAAGCTATTACCAAATTTAATACTACAACCATTATTGGAAAATGCAATAAAGCACGGAGTATATGAAAGTACCGAAAAAATAATTATAACATTAAAAAGTTATATCAATAAAGAATATTTAATCGTTAAAATTACAAATAACTATGATTCCGATATACTTTCAGATAAAGGAGAAAGAATTGGACTTAAAAATATACGTTCACGTTTAAGAATTATCTATAACAGGGATGATCTGTTAAAAATAAACGATAAAAATAACCTTTTTGAAGTAACTTTATATTTTCCACAATAA
- a CDS encoding pyrimidine/purine nucleoside phosphorylase gives MFKTNEYFDGKVKSIAFETNECPATIGVMAKGEYEFGTSTTEYMTVTSGIMTIKLPGSSQWKEYKQFETFIIEKDKKFQVKVSEDTSYICLYK, from the coding sequence ATGTTTAAAACTAATGAATATTTTGACGGGAAAGTAAAATCAATAGCATTTGAGACTAATGAATGTCCTGCTACTATTGGTGTAATGGCAAAAGGCGAATACGAATTCGGAACTTCAACAACTGAATATATGACTGTAACATCAGGCATAATGACTATAAAATTACCCGGAAGTAGTCAATGGAAAGAATACAAACAATTTGAGACTTTTATTATTGAAAAAGATAAAAAATTTCAGGTTAAAGTTTCTGAAGATACTTCATATATTTGTTTGTATAAATAA